ATTCTATGTGTAAAAGCTGTTACGAGAGTATCAATAATATgcttcaatattaaaaactaaaaaaattttctataaataaggAAATATAATTACCTTAGTCTCATTAGTCTCATTTATCATGTTCGATTCGATTTtcttattgcattttttcttatttttcttttgcgaAGTACGTGGTTCCGATTGTATCGCACATACACTACATATAGCGCTAATGATCGCTAAAGATTCGCTGCAGGTTGAGGCTCTgagtaagaaatttttaaaagatactgGTGTATCTCGCTCGGGAATGGGTAATGTCTGTAAGCAAAGAGACGTTCGCAGCATTTGTATGCAATCAAAGTCCGGACAAGGAGATTGAGAAAGTGAATTTGCAAGGCACGCTATAGTCCTTAATTGCTCAGAATAATGTGCTTCACGTAATCTTTCTACAGCATCTAGCGGAACCAATATTTTGCATGGTCTGTTTCGTTTTCCGTCCGtatcaaatttttgtaatattttcggAATAAGTTCTTCATCCAATTCTTTAAGTTCGGCAGAtatttgagaaagaaaaattgaagaagAGTTTGCACTCGCTGCCAAAATACGTAACATGGCATTTCTTGCTGCAAGTAACCTTAACATGCATATACGTGTTTCCTCTTGCATTCTTGGATCTTCTTCGCTCTCATTAAATGGCTCCCACTCACGAACAACCTATTTAatgtcataatttaaaatttatcactgGTCAAATTTAAGtcttatatttctttgaattatATCACGTCTTTCAGATATATTTACCTCCAAGTCACGATTATCTCGTAAGGATGCCCATCTAATTGTATCGAGATGAGGTTGTATATGCATACTATTCAAAGTAGAAATCAAAGAGGCAGTACTGTCGCACCAACATAAATCAAGCAGCATCTTGTCTACAGTTGTCATAGCAAAGTGAAACGAATTATCTAATCTTTCTCTCAACTCAACaaattcttgaatttttataaaacttccATATTTGTATGCAAACGTTAAATGATCTGCACTCTAAAAAACAATCCATgaattagatttaaatatattctcacGTCCATTGTttcttaaatctattttacttGAAAACACATACATCCTTATAATTGGCTATGAAAAATTTCGCTGTATGATCAAGAGTTGTTGAGGCCAGAGGCAAGTTACCGAGAGGCGCGAGAAGAGGCGCATAGAGATGACCCAGTGAATCTAGTTGAAGGTGCTTTACATCAAGTAATGCAAAAGTATGATCAGCCGCGACCACTAGACCAGCCTCCAAGTAAATACGCACGAGCAAAATTTTGATGTGAAAATTTACAGGACTCGATAGAAGACCGTGTTCCAATAACGACATTGCCCTGTAAATCCATCGTTTTAAAAATGTGcatgttttcaaaatattattagcaatTCCTTactaatatcaaaattagctttgtattatcaatatacaaaaatatattattacttataaagaaaagatgaATCGTTAGTGTCAATCCATAACTGATGCAGCAAATGTGTAGCTAATAGAATGTATGGATCCGCCGGACAAAAATCAGTTGGCAATCTATCTTGCACTGGACATAATTCAATGCCTTTTTCATACAAATCACACAATCGCTTCACTAATTGTTCTTGTTTACTTCTGTCCACTAAAGGAGGATGATGAAAGCCGCAAATACGCCGCAATTGCTCGAAGTGAATATGCCTTTGCATCTGCTGTACAGTAGTTGGAAACTCATCTGATGTAATGCCAATGTCTTTTTCAATctacaaaattgtaaatagtATTACATTAagcaatttcaaattttagtTAATACTGTTGAAATAAGAAATGCACTTGATGtacttgattttaatatttgtgatgtcgtatataaatatattaaaattaaaatttttttctctctaattaCACAtacaaagattaattttaaaaatccaaGTTTTACTCTCCTTAccttttcaaataattcaCACTTCGTTTTGGATGTaagcaaatttaaatataatcgcaAATCACCAACTACACAGCCTTTTTCTCCAAATTGAGCGAAATATTGACGCATAAAGTCTACAGATTGCAAACTACACTGCAGATCTTCACTAATATGAGCacgttttaataaatctaaacgAGCCAAATATGGTGCACGAATTCTCTTTTcagatgtattaataatattgttaagaAAGTCCTGGCATTCTGTCGGTTGTTGAAACTTTAAGGCCGCCGAAAGATAATTCTGATAAAATGCCCAATTGTCCATgctacataataaatattacaattttatgtaaacattgagattaatatattatcaagatatataaaactacTGTAGACactatagatattataaatatataaaacagtgtatgaaaaaaagagaattgcaATTAGATTTTACTTACTTGTCTTTAATAAGTTCGCAATATGCATTAACAGCTTCGGGAAAGCGTtctagttttaataaaattgcagcTTTCTGTTGCGGTACATATGAAAGATGCGAAGCTAAAGGACTAGACAATACATTcaatatttcttcatttttgtCTTGTAATTccaaaatcattaaataaagttGTACTTCTTGTTCCGCTTCCATTTTTCCTTCCCTTACTAATTTTAGCACCTGTacgcaaaacaaaaatattaatcacctTCACACTGcctctatttataaattaataaattaataaactgtaATTAGACACAATATGCAGTTACAATTACAACAACAACATAATAATCAATGAACAAACCATTCTTTCTGCCAATGGTAAAATAACTCCTTTTGCTAACTTTTGATCAGCGTGAATGGCTTGCATCACTGTACTCATAACAGCCCAGAAATAGTATGGATTCTTAGGTTTCATTTTGTACAAGGTAAGAGCAGTTTGCTGTTGCTTTTTATAATCACCAAGACGAACGTATGACATAAAAAGATGTGTTAAAAGCTCTTCATTATTTGGATTTGCTTTTGCAGCAGCTTCATAAACCTCGCTAATTTTGTCAGCTATAAAttcaatacaaaaatatatgaaacaacaaagataattatataactctCACATTCAAACTGAATAAGCAAGCTAAGAATCTTACGCTGATGTATTTCCCTGTAACAGATAGTCATTGCCTGTAGGGTAGAGTCCTCACATGGTACCTCAGACCTTACTTCATCCATGATAACTTGGCACTCATTTTCCTTGCCTAGCCGCAACAGGGCCAAAGCCTTGAGTACTTTGGCACATTGATTAGTCGGGTGTTTTTTGAGCACCTTGTCCGCTTCTTGGAGTGCCTTCTTATTGTTGCCATTATCCAGCCAATCTGAAACCCAAAGAAAGGTTGTACTCTGTGACGTTATATAACCTCGTCATCCTTGATTCCGAGGATACAACCGGACAGTTCGACGAGAATAAACGTGACGAATATCAGAGCCGATCTCGAcgtcgataaaattatatacgtacCGTAAATCGGTCGCAAACGACGTTCGTTCACCGTGTTGTCCACATGGGTCTTAGACGCCATGATACTTTTTATGGTAACATAAAATCAACAAACCGGAGACACGAACAATCCTCGATTTTCTCGATTCATCTTCAACGAGATTAAAGGCCGATTTGAATTATTCAGACatctttatcaatatttctgtACCAAATCGGCTTTAACGCAGAAACCGCTCGCACTATCGCGTAAAAGGActtttattttcgtattttaagAAAGCATGAGTGTGTAAAAAAGACCGGCAATATACACTACAGGTCTGTTCTTTGTAGCTGCATCatgttgtattttttgttcacgaaatgaaatatgtataatgacgTAAGACGCGCGTCGGAGAGAAAAGGGGAAAGATGAATATTACAGGCAGGGTATAAACCGCAAACTTtatttagacaaaaattttctttagaggatctctaaaaaatt
Above is a genomic segment from Anoplolepis gracilipes chromosome 3, ASM4749672v1, whole genome shotgun sequence containing:
- the Psidin gene encoding N-alpha-acetyltransferase 25, NatB auxiliary subunit; this encodes MASKTHVDNTVNERRLRPIYDWLDNGNNKKALQEADKVLKKHPTNQCAKVLKALALLRLGKENECQVIMDEVRSEVPCEDSTLQAMTICYREIHQPDKISEVYEAAAKANPNNEELLTHLFMSYVRLGDYKKQQQTALTLYKMKPKNPYYFWAVMSTVMQAIHADQKLAKGVILPLAERMVLKLVREGKMEAEQEVQLYLMILELQDKNEEILNVLSSPLASHLSYVPQQKAAILLKLERFPEAVNAYCELIKDNMDNWAFYQNYLSAALKFQQPTECQDFLNNIINTSEKRIRAPYLARLDLLKRAHISEDLQCSLQSVDFMRQYFAQFGEKGCVVGDLRLYLNLLTSKTKCELFEKIEKDIGITSDEFPTTVQQMQRHIHFEQLRRICGFHHPPLVDRSKQEQLVKRLCDLYEKGIELCPVQDRLPTDFCPADPYILLATHLLHQLWIDTNDSSFLYKAMSLLEHGLLSSPVNFHIKILLVRIYLEAGLVVAADHTFALLDVKHLQLDSLGHLYAPLLAPLGNLPLASTTLDHTAKFFIANYKDSADHLTFAYKYGSFIKIQEFVELRERLDNSFHFAMTTVDKMLLDLCWCDSTASLISTLNSMHIQPHLDTIRWASLRDNRDLEVVREWEPFNESEEDPRMQEETRICMLRLLAARNAMLRILAASANSSSIFLSQISAELKELDEELIPKILQKFDTDGKRNRPCKILVPLDAVERLREAHYSEQLRTIACLANSLSQSPCPDFDCIQMLRTSLCLQTLPIPERDTPVSFKNFLLRASTCSESLAIISAICSVCAIQSEPRTSQKKNKKKCNKKIESNMINETNETKVWREVAVLLSERVENLDTILTEFEKYELHTDLDEEDDVCVTIMKRGQASLRQSCRSLKSRTQPILRLLSNLKS